The DNA window GCTCTACCATCTAATGGTGGTATATTTGGGGTGGCAACTAGAATTTTCTATTGCTTAACCATAACTGCGTAAGTGATGATGATTTGTTAATGAaccgaatatatatatttttccttgAATGGCTACATGGTTGATGTTTTCATCACTGCTGGAAATCAGTCTAAAAGGACCATTGAAAGTATAAGGTGCTTTCTAGTTTCTATAATTTCCTAAAGCCTGTTTGGATGAGGCTGACTGGGAGCAGAACTAGTTCAGGTTTATATGATTCAGTAATGAAGCTCCAGTTATGAATCAGTACATACTATATCCTACTGAGACCTGCACATCATCCTCTAGTATTTTGaacaattttctatatatgaaagttttttgTAAATTACCAGGCGGTGGCTCTTTTCAAGTCCTACTTTGGTGGTGCCTTTGATGAAGATGCTATTAGGAATAACTTTGTTTTAATCTATGAACTTCTTGATGGTAAGGCTCATCTTATTTTTGGACTTTGCTTCATCAAATTGCACTGTGGATGCTTCTGTTAACCTGTACAACTTGTCTGTGATAATTGTGCAGAGATTATGGACTTCGGTTATCCTCAGAACCTCTCACCTGAGATCTTGAAGTTGTATATAACTCAAGAAGGAATTCGGTCACCATTTTCCTCCAAGGTGAGAAAATGTGACTTTGAAATAAGATGACcagataaatatttatatcagATAGTTTGTTGCTGGTTTATTTTTGTGTGAAAGCATCTGAATCCTACTTTGTTCTCTGCATTGACAGCCTTCGGATAAGCCTGTTCCGAATGCCACTCTGCAAGTTACCGGTGCTGTTGGTTGGAGAAGAGAGGGTCTTGTGTACAAGAAGAATGAGGTGCCTGTTCCAAATGCCACCTGCAAGTTTCATCTGTATTtggaaataatatattgctagCTAGCATTTGTAACAGTACCATCTCAGCATTAGATGCTAGAAATGCCAGCATGCTGCATGTACTTCAGCACACAGAAGCACACCTCTCATACTTATTGTTCATGTGCACTAGATTGTctgttaaaattaaagttcATACTTCAGTATGATGTAGCAGTGCTTTCTTTGTTCCATTGCTGTTCACCatgctttatttctttttagcaTTTTGCATGACTCATTTTAGCACTTTGAGTTACACTAATGTAGTATTCCTTTTCTCTTGAAAGGTTTTCTTGGACATTGTTGAGAGTGTAAATCTTCTTATGTCTTCTAAAGGTATTTCATGGGTTGCTCTGATTTTTGTACTGCTCTGGGATTTTTGGTATCCTGGCTGGTGCTTAATATGGAAATTGTCTTGCATCTCTTCAGGGAGTGTTCTACGATGTGATGTGACTGGGAAGATTCTTATGAAGTGCTTCCTTTCCGGAATGCCTGATTTGAAATTGGGGTTAAATGACAAGATAGGGCTTGAAAAAGAAGCTCAACTCAAGTCCAGGCCTACAAAGAGGTATCActttattaaatattagtaCCTGAAGAAAAGAATCTGCACATCTTATTTTTCTGGTTACTATAGTTAGCTGAATTTTCTACCGGTTGGTTGTCCCGTTTCCTCTACAGTGGAAAGACCATAGAGCTTGATGATGTCACGTTCCACCAGTGTGTCAACTTGACAAGATTTAACTCGGAAAAGACGGTCAGTTTTGTGCCACCAGATGGTGAATTTGAATTGATGAAGTAATATTTTGATCCCTTTGTATGATTGTCATTAGTTTTTCCCTGTagtgacatttttttattcattactGGGTTTGACtcacaaaattttgttttagataTCGAATTACTGAGGGTGTAAATCTCCCATTCCGGGTTCTACCAACAATTAAGGAATTGGGCAGAACACGCATGGAGATAAATGTTAAAGTAAGTCTTCatatctgaaattctgaacATGTAAAGTCTGCGTATCTGAAATTGTGAACACGTGAGATGATTATCATGTTTTCTGACGCAATGAACATTTTACACAGGTTAAGAGTGTTTTTGGTGCCAAGATGTTTGCGCTTGGTGTTGTCGTCAAAGTTCCAGTTCCAAAGCAAACAGCAAAGACTAGTTTCCAAACCACATCTGGGAAAGCCAAATATAATGCTTCAATTGATTCCCTAGTGTGGAAGTAAGTGCCATATCTTTTCTATGTAACAATTTCTCTATGAAAGACAATGTTTGGCTTCTCTTTTTATggttaggccttgtttaggcAAAGGATTACAAGTTGGTCGTGACATTACAAGTTGTATGCAAATTTGTTAACGTGCCTTCTGCACTCATAAGTCTTAACACACTTCTGCGATTATAGGATCAGGAAGTTCCCTGGACAAACTGAGGCAACCATGAGTGCAGAGGTTGAACTGATTTCTACAATGGGGGAAAAGAAATCATGGAACAGGCCGCCGATTCAGATGGAATTTCAGGTTTGTTTCCTATCACGGTCTGCCAGCTTCCCCCTAACCTAGTTCATTATATTTGTCAGCCCACAGAGATGCAATGTTAAACgttaaatatcatattagttATGAATTGAACTTGAGATTGCACAAGATAGATTGATACGTCCATCATTTGTTGGCCTTTGAGTATGTTTATTTGAGGTATTATCTTAAAGTGTTTATATGAAAAGAATTTCTGCTTCACCGTCATGCTGATATATTATGCACACTAGTTACAACATGGTTTTGCTGACCGTGCTATTTGATACGTTCTTTTTGTAGGTTCCGATGTTTACGGCTTCTGGGTTACGTGTGCGATTCCTTAAGGTATGTGTAGCAAATATACTTAATATAAAGCCTCTTAATAACACATATCAGACTGTTCAGATCTCATGGTAAGATACATTTTCCAGGTGTGGGAGAAGAGTGGTTATAACACCGTTGAGTGGGTTCGCTACATCACAAGGGCTGGATCATACGAGATAAGGTGTTAGTGACGAACAGAAAAATCCTAGGTATTTGGCACGGTTATTTCAAGGATTCGCGGAGCTTTCTTTGTACGGCGTCATGAATGATCATAAAGCATGTATATTACATATGACACCACTTTCTCTCAAAGCTATTACTTTGGCAAAGGGCAGCGAACAGCAGACAAATTTTCCTGGGTTCTTGTAATCGTTTTGACACGGGATATCTAGTATCCCCTCAAGAGTCCCGTTTGTGTGGTATGGTAGggcatattttcatttgtataCGAGATGACAGTAGCTCGTTCTTGTTGATCAATATACTCATTGGCAGTTTGTATTGCTTACTTATTAAATTTATGGGTGAATTCACTGGCACAACCAATGTGTATATAAAACTATCCCACAGTTCTTTGCTCCTGCAATGTTCAGTAAACAGCATCTAACTGTACCCTCGTTTAACATATTT is part of the Oryza brachyantha chromosome 2, ObraRS2, whole genome shotgun sequence genome and encodes:
- the LOC102720402 gene encoding AP-2 complex subunit mu, with the protein product MPVAASAIYFLNLRGDVLINRLYRDDVGGNMVDAFRMHIMQTKELGTCPVRQIGGCSFLYMRISNVYIVIVVSSNANVACAFKFVVEAVALFKSYFGGAFDEDAIRNNFVLIYELLDEIMDFGYPQNLSPEILKLYITQEGIRSPFSSKPSDKPVPNATLQVTGAVGWRREGLVYKKNEVFLDIVESVNLLMSSKGSVLRCDVTGKILMKCFLSGMPDLKLGLNDKIGLEKEAQLKSRPTKSGKTIELDDVTFHQCVNLTRFNSEKTVSFVPPDGEFELMKYRITEGVNLPFRVLPTIKELGRTRMEINVKVKSVFGAKMFALGVVVKVPVPKQTAKTSFQTTSGKAKYNASIDSLVWKIRKFPGQTEATMSAEVELISTMGEKKSWNRPPIQMEFQVPMFTASGLRVRFLKVWEKSGYNTVEWVRYITRAGSYEIRC